The genomic window TTACGCACGCTAGCATCAACTCTTCGAGATCGACGTTCCTGCTTCGATTGGAAATCGATAGAACCGTCTTCGACATTCGCGACGTATGTTTGCATCCTGTTCGTAAGCTTTGTGTAGCCGTGTCGGCGCAGATACCACCCAGAACTGTTGCAATGCTTATGAACGAAATGGGAAATacgtcgaagacggttcTATCGGTTCCAATCGAAGCAGGAACGTCGATCTCGAAGAGTTGATGCTAGCGTGCGTAAAGACACGCCCTCGCTAATTGGTCCACAGGAACATTTGGGGCGGAGCCGTACCAGACCTTTCGCTGGGGGTACGAGGCTACCGGAAACGCTAAGTCTTCGCTTGCAAATTTAGGAGAGGAATGAGCTTAAAAGCGTCATAAAACACTTGCATACAATTTGTACCACCAATTAGAATTGCGCGATTAACATCAACTGCAGTAAAGGAACGCCCATGCCAAGGATGTGGCTTATTTCCTGTGCATTGAGCTTGAATCCCAGCCCCTTTACGCAAAAAATGGCTACATTAATTAACTTCAAAACAATTCTACATGTCACACACTCTTTCTGGGAGAATATAACCAAACTTCGTTGTTGCACCCCACGTGAGGATCATTAGGATCAGGAATGAATTTATGTTAACCAGGAACCCacgtggtggtggtggtggtcaCCAATAAAACGAATCCACAAATCAAATTTGTTCTCGATTGAAATCGCCAACGCGGAAATTTTATCGAGAAATCCAGCCAAGAGAAACGAAACCTCAATTTGACGCTAAAaccaaaaagaaataatttctaAGATCACATATAAAATCGTATATAAACTTCGTGTACGAATTTGATAAAGAGTCGCAAAGTCAAATCACTCATTATCTGATCATTAGAAGgtaagagaagacgaagaagaacatTCGCACTCGAAGGATTACTTGCTCTCACAGAATTcatctagagaaaaaaccataggctataaataaaaatcaatgcttaaatattatttactTGAGAGCCATAGATCCATGGCCCCAAACAAATGTATCAGCATCAATTTCGAGTCCATAGATAACTCATTaaaaagagacgaatttTCAACTGAGGACATATCTCGAAAGCCATCTAAAAATACTAGTAATTAAATATCTAATAAGAGAGAAATCGATATGACACTAACTAGAGCAAAAGACTTGGAATTTATTCCGCTACTATGAAACagaattaaataattaaataattatttaattaatactgaCATTGTTCGCAAATGTTTTCGCTTCCACTTTGCTCTGGATCATAGACGGATTCTAGAAATGTAACAGCTTGGGTGAATGTTTCTATCAACGCCTCAACATTGCTAAAATcaattatattaattattcgATTCACTTGGAAAAAAAAGGTCTCACTTATATTCAATACGTCTAAcctaaattcaaaaaatcaaaaaattaaaaaactattagaaatttttttaccCAGCACACTGCATCCCAGTacgaaaatattttccaCTACGTCTTCATTTGACAAAGTAGCTACAGTTTGTGGAcacctaataaataattaggaagaaaaaatatttcaaaataaatattttcgtACTTCGATTGAATTGCAAGAGCGCGCAAAATCACGTCAACTTTTCCAAACGTTCCAATCGGATCAGGCACGTGACCAATGTCTtcagagaaaaatttcaatcaaaaaacGCCTCTATTTGTATCTTTACCGCGCGTTCGCTTCGCTATGCGATCAATGCGTTTCAATAATGCGTTGAGAATGAGTGGATCGAGAGGAATTGAtggcgaaaacgtcgacggttCGAAGCGGGTTAACGCGGCGCTAACAGGCGCTGGATCGGACGAAATCGGCGCATACGAATACGATTTGGAGTAGGCTTGATCAAATTGAAGTGTCTAGAATAAAGTATGATCTGCACGAAGTCGAATCGAACGCTCTAGAGTACGATATCAATGATAACTACCTAGACAtttacgtcaaaaaaaaaataaagaaacatTGCGCAAATAATTATTTCGCATAATTCGTCTCGATCGTCTGAgggagggggcggggctctcTACTTACTAAATTCGATTATTTCGCTGTTTTCGCCAGTTTCCGTCCATCGCTTGCATGCGAATGCGATGCAATGATCTTCCGCTTTTGCTCGATAGACtcgtgcgacgtcgaaatcgggAAAAAACGGTTTGCGCTCCACCGTTTTCGCCGTGAAGACTCCCTGTTCGGTATTTCTCactcttctcgctcttctcgagCTAATTCTAGGCGTTCTACGCttcgcgtttcgacgtctttatCTCCGCCGTTCTTCCGCCATCTTGAGCAAAGTCGATCTTACGTCACTCGCGTgaccgtgacgtcaacgatatTGCATTATGGTTGCatcatttttctttccgtTGCCGCCAACCGGTTTTCAAAACCGGTTTACGATTTCGCGCCTATGAGCGGTAGAGCCAATGAACGCGTCAAACGTCACACCACGTGACAGCgcggaccaatgagcgcgctgggcggagctacacggttcaaaagcgaagcgcacaccgatcttccttcagttgcggctgagggtgggtgcggcgtggagcaatctgcgtctcatccttgagaggactggctcgggagattTGGCAGAAGGCAAGTGAGGATAGTTGAAtctcagcgtggcccacggttaattccgtgccggagcccgtaAGCGGGGCGATGGGGGGCATCGGCCTCGGTCTACGCACTAGGCAGACGGATCGTTTGaggtcttattgtcgtcaacaAGCACGAACCGCGTTAAGCTGAGTGGTTacggcttggagggggtgtcgcaagcggcctggttgccggcacttttctcacccgaacgacgcgattagaCCGACGATGATCCAGCCCaggagccttcgattcctccattgcactgtcttcattgtcaactcctacaaacagAAGTCAGCCTCTCTTCATTCCAcaaggcccggttcttctcatggaagacataccgaaggctttggtaccagcgcaccggggtttcggtattaggggccgatcCTCATCCAGGTGGGTACTGAATGgagtggccgaggacccgcaactcgcccgacactttttggaaggggatcatcgctttgcgaagatttccctgggctacgacgcgtccgaacctccccgcggtgtagcctgggtagcgcgaatacggacgcaacaaaaaggtacgtacacggatTAATTTACAGTAgctaatctcttttttttcgcaGGAGAGAAGtcggacgaaagaaaaaacgacgcgacgcgaagaTAACGCGAAGAACGGGACATATTCAAGATAATTTGAGCCAGGTAGAAGTTTTTTCGTTAGTATAGGTTGTGCGTGATTTTGTATGCGCGTTTTTTGCTCgaataaaagattttttgAGGATCGATTCGCGCGTTGATCGCAATCACGTGTCCGTTAGAGATCGTGGCCGAAACGCCGCGAATAGGCCCTTCTGCCGTCTCTAATCGCTTCGGCAAGACAGCTAAGCTGTCAATCAACGTCCATTTTATCTGCGCGAAGGAACGTTTGCTCAAATATTCGCTCTCAACGTCAAAGAGTCGAAAGACATCATTGAGAGAAAATACACGCAGTGAAACGCACAGAAAACCGTACAAAGGCGAAAGCCACTTCTAAACTGTTCTGACTACATatggaaagagaagaggtGTGTGTATAATACGTTCTACCATGCAATTGAAAGTATTTGCAACCTAATGATCCAGACTTCGTTCGCCTTCCGTTATCATTAGAAGGATGTCGCGAAACATGGGCCTTTTCTGTGGCTCGAATTCGACGCATTGCTCCAATATGCTGTCGAAAAATGGCGGAACATCCGTTGCGAGGCCTCGTGGCAGTTCGCCTCCACTCATGATGTGCAGGCGAATAAGATCGTTTATCATATCTATAAAATCGATTGCATCTAACGGACTGGAAGAATTTAATTTATAAATAGTTAACCTTTATAAGgactttctttctcgcgGATTTCCCACAACACCACTCCGTAGCTATAGACGTCGGCTTTCCTGGCCAAGTCCATCTTtgagcgttcgtcgccctCGCCGCAGGGACGATGGCGGTATCGCTCCGGAGCGATGTGAGTAACCGTTCCGCCTGGCAACGGCGAACTGTCTCGTCGCACCGTCGTAACCGAGCTGACACCAGTCATTTTGGAAAGACCAAAATCAGCCACCTAAAAGtattgaaaaataaaaaggcATGTCTAAGAAAGTCCtgaaacaattaattaaccttgcAAATGAAAGGAAATATAAGATTGGGAAGAATACTGACCAGAACGTTGTGTGCTTTCAAGTCCTGGTGAATTACTGAAGGATGATTGTAGTGAAGATGAAGCATTCCTTCAGCTATTTGCTTTGCAAAAGCAATCCTCGATTGCCATTTTTGGACGATTTCTTCATGCTCGGCCGACTTGAGGAGCGAATGCAAGCTTCCACCGCTCACGAACTCAGTCACGAGAGCATAATGCCGGGGTACGGCGCAGAGCCCAATCAGACTTACGACGTTGTCATTcgctttgattcgaagaagAATCGACGCTTCCTTTTTAAACATTTCATATTCTCTGCATGCAAGCCCGAAACATTATAACCAAATTTAAATTAAGATGCTTACTGCTCACTTTTCTGTTCTTCTATTTCTGAAATCGTAGAAGAGTTTCACGGCAACTTGCCTCTCAATGCCTCCCTTCTTCAGCGTCGCTTTGTACACTTCGCCGTAGCCGCCGCCCCCAACGAAAtccttgtcttcgtcgtagaCAAGCTCGTTTCGCTCAATTAGAAGATCAGGTTCCAAAAGTGCTTCCTAATCAAAGAATAAGAAACACCCCAAcgctaaattaattaaaagataAAATATACCTCCTCCGCGTGAATTCGAAgacattgacgtcgatcgccggAAATGATCGTGACGTTCGCCGACATCGTTGGAAGTTCCTGCAGAGGCTGATTGCAGGCGAAGTGGAACGTATCAACCCATGCGTTAACGGGACTATCTCTAGCCGCCAATAACTGCCGCATATTGATTAAATAACTTTTGCGACGACTTTCGTTGATCCAGCCGTCGATGTCGtccacttcgacgacgtttgacTCGGTGggcgagagaagaagattattgacgcgtcgatcgagaagaagaggtTGACGGCGGCCGTCGTTGCGATAGGCGAGATAACGATCCCGATGTTCGGGACGCGTTGATATGAGGCAAAGATCAAACTGCCAACCGTCGGgaattttgactttttcgaAAGAGAGAGCATGGAATGAAAATGCCTGACGACCCACGCCGTAGAAATGAGTGTAGAAGCTGCAAGTCACGTCGGAAtaggcgacggcggaaggAAAGGACGGAGCGTacggagcgacgacgactttgacaaCGGacgattgaagaagagcgaagATTTTTCGCTCTCCCGCTCTATCAATGACGATCTTCTCGTCAAATTTAATTGGGGCTGAGTGGTGGGCCGGCGCCGACGGATCGCAACGCTCATAGCTGAAGACGACTTTAGAAgcgctcgttttcggcgtcgttggaTCGAGATTGAGACCGTGCTCGTGGCACATTTCAATGTCAAAGTCATTGTCGGATAAGccggaagaaaaagacaataGAATGAAATCGctgacgaattcgtcgtcctGGACACCGTCCGATTGTTTGGCGTCGAATGTGAAGACGGACAAGCCGATTGACGTCTTTGGAGAAACTGCGGCGCGGGGTTGAATTCGAAGGGTTGATCTCGTATTGGGAATGGAGATCTCCGCTTCTTTGTCCACTGAGACGGGAGTGGAGAATTTCTTCCATGGAGTGAAGTTAAGAATGCGTCCATTCGTGTAGACGGTAATCGTATCTTTCACTCGTTGGGGAACTAGATGCAACAATTCGCGCTCGTTTCGAGACGTCCCTTCGCAATtctaaacaaataaaaatagatACCCTACgataaaatatttatttgtaCCATCGTTGGAGAGTTGGAACGGAGCGGCGAATTTTCATCGAATTGAGATTTTTCCTGTTCGATCGGTTCACTCAAGTGGTGACGAAGAAGTCTCTCGTCAATACTTTTTAAATCTACGCGACAAATGATATTACTTAAAATGGCtatattaaaaataaattaccgTATTTCAAAATATCTAATAGAGCTTCTGGCGTACTCTTCGCTGATTTATGGGGTGTTCCTCCATATCGCAGAATAAACAGAAGGCCTTCTTTAAGAATAGAGCAGACTGATTGCTTCCCTGTTGGAATAGGCTCATCTGATATTGGCACC from Oscarella lobularis chromosome 1, ooOscLobu1.1, whole genome shotgun sequence includes these protein-coding regions:
- the LOC136197717 gene encoding uncharacterized protein isoform X1, which gives rise to MSSACPSPRIGHVAAVIDDEMLLWGGVALRETTGEKYACSPNVIECFNLSTSQWNQRRATSNSPSDLPPPSYFARVGVVQNRAIYQFGGIHRLSDGRPVYLNDFHKLNGSTLEWERILPQDQSTPSGRYGHGLCVLGTEGDEHLVMMGGAGPSIVSPIPDGSQFVPDPNSDDLGWNNEVWLFSIRRRNWIPAHCTGQKPSPRQAHSFTAVDDNRAILIGGVSPLEGLCHDAFLFMFSSLEWIKMQTVDHLIHRSSHSTVIANIPTLGPVAFVLWGYGRDGIALSLAQMILIDFQQCKTVPISDEPIPTGKQSVCSILKEGLLFILRYGGTPHKSAKSTPEALLDILKYDLKSIDERLLRHHLSEPIEQEKSQFDENSPLRSNSPTMNCEGTSRNERELLHLVPQRVKDTITVYTNGRILNFTPWKKFSTPVSVDKEAEISIPNTRSTLRIQPRAAVSPKTSIGLSVFTFDAKQSDGVQDDEFVSDFILLSFSSGLSDNDFDIEMCHEHGLNLDPTTPKTSASKVVFSYERCDPSAPAHHSAPIKFDEKIVIDRAGERKIFALLQSSVVKVVVAPYAPSFPSAVAYSDVTCSFYTHFYGVGRQAFSFHALSFEKVKIPDGWQFDLCLISTRPEHRDRYLAYRNDGRRQPLLLDRRVNNLLLSPTESNVVEVDDIDGWINESRRKSYLINMRQLLAARDSPVNAWVDTFHFACNQPLQELPTMSANVTIISGDRRQCLRIHAEEEALLEPDLLIERNELVYDEDKDFVGGGGYGEVYKATLKKGGIERQVAVKLFYDFRNRRTEKEYEMFKKEASILLRIKANDNVVSLIGLCAVPRHYALVTEFVSGGSLHSLLKSAEHEEIVQKWQSRIAFAKQIAEGMLHLHYNHPSVIHQDLKAHNVLVSILPNLIFPFICKVADFGLSKMTGVSSVTTVRRDSSPLPGGTVTHIAPERYRHRPCGEGDERSKMDLARKADVYSYGVVLWEIREKESPYKDMINDLIRLHIMSGGELPRGLATDVPPFFDSILEQCVEFEPQKRPMFRDILLMITEGERSLDH
- the LOC136197717 gene encoding uncharacterized protein isoform X2, with amino-acid sequence MSSACPSPRIGHVAAVIDDEMLLWGGVALRETTGEKYACSPNVIECFNLSTSQWNQRRATSNSPSDLPPPSYFARVGVVQNRAIYQFGGIHRLSDGRPVYLNDFHKLNGSTLEWERILPQDQSTPSGRYGHGLCVLGTEGDEHLVMMGGAGPSIVSPIPDGSQFVPDPNSDDLGWNNEVWLFSIRRRNWIPAHCTGQKPSPRQAHSFTAVDDNRAILIGGVSPLEGLCHDAFLFMFSSLEWIKMQTVDHLIHRSSHSTVIANIPTLGPVAFVLWGYGRDGIALSLAQMILIDFQQCKTVPISDEPIPTGKQSVCSILKEGLLFILRYGGTPHKSAKSTPEALLDILKYDLKSIDERLLRHHLSEPIEQEKSQFDENSPLRSNSPTMNCEGTSRNERELLHLVPQRVKDTITVYTNGRILNFTPWKKFSTPVSVDKEAEISIPNTRSTLRIQPRAAVSPKTSIGLSVFTFDAKQSDGVQDDEFVSDFILLSFSSGLSDNDFDIEMCHEHGLNLDPTTPKTSASKVVFSYERCDPSAPAHHSAPIKFDEKIVIDRAGERKIFALLQSSVVKVVVAPYAPSFPSAVAYSDVTCSFYTHFYGVGRQAFSFHALSFEKVKIPDGWQFDLCLISTRPEHRDRYLAYRNDGRRQPLLLDRRVNNLLLSPTESNVVEVDDIDGWINESRRKSYLINMRQLLAARDSPVNAWVDTFHFACNQPLQELPTMSANVTIISGDRRQCLRIHAEEEALLEPDLLIERNELVYDEDKDFVGGGGYGEVYKATLKKGGIERQVAVKLFYDFRNRRTEKEYEMFKKEASILLRIKANDNVVSLIGLCAVPRHYALVTEFVSGGSLHSLLKSAEHEEIVQKWQSRIAFAKQIAEGMLHLHYNHPSVIHQDLKAHNVLDFLRHAFLFFNTFRWLILVFPK